A genomic segment from Janthinobacterium sp. 64 encodes:
- the narH gene encoding nitrate reductase subunit beta: MKIRAQIGMVLNLDKCIGCHTCSVTCKNVWTSRDGVEYAWFNNVETKPGIGYPKQWENQDKWNGGWRRTDAGKIEPRQGSRLKILANIFANPNLPAIDEYYEPFTYDYEHLQSAPLSQTPPTARPISVLTGKKMEKIEWGPNWEDDLGGEFAQRSKDKLFDNMQKEMYGTFENTFMMYLPRLCEHCLNPTCVASCPSGSVYKREDDGIVLIDQDKCRGWRMCISGCPYKKIYYNWSSGKAEKCTFCFPRIEAGQPTVCSETCVGRIRYLGVLLYDADKIEAAASVPQEQDLYQAQLDLFLDPHDPAIIAEARRQGIPDLWLEAAVKSPVYKMAVEWKVAFPLHPEYRTLPMVWYVPPLSPIQAAAESGKLGVNGMLPDTQSLRIPVQYLANLLTAGDQPPIVTALDRMLAMRAYMRSKTVEKVENLTVLKQVGLTKAQVEDMYHIMAIANYEDRFVIPSSHKEMAEDSFNEKGSCGFSFGNGCSDGTSEPTLFGKKKHGSAIFMQMPKSRKTAPGA; encoded by the coding sequence ATGAAAATCAGAGCGCAAATCGGCATGGTGCTGAACCTGGACAAGTGCATCGGCTGCCACACCTGTTCCGTCACCTGCAAGAACGTGTGGACCAGCCGCGACGGCGTCGAGTACGCATGGTTCAACAACGTGGAAACCAAGCCCGGCATCGGCTATCCGAAGCAGTGGGAAAACCAGGACAAGTGGAACGGCGGCTGGCGCCGCACGGATGCGGGCAAGATCGAGCCGCGCCAGGGCAGCCGCTTGAAGATTCTGGCGAATATCTTCGCCAACCCGAACCTGCCCGCCATCGACGAGTACTACGAGCCGTTCACCTACGACTACGAGCACCTGCAAAGCGCGCCGCTGTCGCAGACGCCGCCGACGGCCCGTCCGATCTCCGTGCTGACGGGGAAAAAGATGGAAAAAATCGAGTGGGGTCCGAACTGGGAAGATGACCTGGGCGGCGAGTTTGCCCAGCGCAGCAAGGATAAACTGTTCGACAACATGCAGAAGGAGATGTACGGCACGTTCGAGAACACCTTCATGATGTACTTGCCGCGCCTGTGCGAGCATTGCCTCAATCCGACGTGCGTGGCGTCGTGCCCATCCGGCTCCGTGTACAAGCGCGAAGACGACGGCATCGTGCTGATCGACCAGGACAAGTGCCGCGGCTGGCGCATGTGCATCTCCGGTTGCCCGTACAAGAAGATTTACTACAATTGGTCGTCCGGCAAGGCCGAGAAGTGCACATTCTGCTTCCCCCGCATCGAAGCGGGCCAGCCTACCGTGTGCTCGGAAACGTGCGTGGGCCGCATCCGCTACCTGGGCGTGCTGCTGTACGACGCCGACAAGATCGAGGCTGCCGCCTCCGTGCCGCAAGAGCAGGACCTGTACCAGGCGCAGCTCGACCTGTTCCTCGATCCGCACGACCCGGCCATCATCGCCGAGGCGCGCCGCCAGGGCATTCCTGATCTTTGGCTGGAAGCTGCCGTCAAGTCGCCCGTCTACAAGATGGCCGTCGAGTGGAAAGTGGCGTTCCCGCTGCATCCCGAATACCGCACCTTGCCGATGGTGTGGTACGTGCCACCGCTGTCGCCGATCCAGGCGGCCGCCGAATCGGGCAAGCTGGGCGTGAATGGCATGCTGCCGGACACCCAAAGCCTGCGCATTCCCGTGCAATACCTGGCCAATTTGCTGACGGCCGGCGACCAGCCGCCCATCGTCACGGCCCTGGACCGCATGCTGGCCATGCGTGCCTACATGCGCAGCAAGACCGTCGAGAAGGTGGAAAACCTCACGGTCCTGAAACAGGTGGGCCTGACCAAGGCGCAGGTGGAGGACATGTACCACATCATGGCGATTGCCAACTACGAAGACCGCTTCGTCATCCCCAGCAGCCACAAGGAAATGGCCGAGGACAGCTTCAACGAGAAGGGTTCGTGCGGCTTCAGCTTCGGCAATGGCTGCTCGGACGGCACCAGCGAACCGACCTTGTTCGGCAAGAAAAAACACGGTTCGGCCATCTTCATGCAGATGCCGAAGTCGCGCAAAACGGCGCCAGGCGCTTAA
- the narJ gene encoding nitrate reductase molybdenum cofactor assembly chaperone — translation MHHYQILSRLLLYPEPELIAHLPQLDAALAAVPEQHALLRPLLAHLESSSLIDLQQQYVATFDRNPSHSLHLFEHIHGESRDRGQAMVDLMEEYKRHGLQMVGDDLPDFVPLFLEFLAQLDEAVSAPLLGDAVHVLAHIGRKLTANGSPYAPVFTVLERLSPVAAEMLAEPPVRDMDEALETFGPGADGVEPLLRQGPGQVPGGVHPVHFHPQPRRAA, via the coding sequence ATGCATCACTACCAAATCCTTTCGCGCCTGCTGCTGTATCCGGAGCCCGAGCTGATCGCGCACCTGCCGCAGCTCGACGCCGCGCTGGCGGCCGTGCCGGAGCAGCACGCGCTGCTGCGGCCCTTGCTGGCGCACCTGGAAAGCAGCAGCCTGATCGACCTGCAGCAGCAGTACGTGGCCACGTTCGACCGCAATCCGTCGCACTCGCTGCATCTGTTCGAGCATATCCACGGCGAATCGCGCGACCGGGGCCAGGCCATGGTCGACCTGATGGAGGAATACAAGCGCCACGGCCTGCAAATGGTGGGCGACGACTTGCCCGACTTCGTGCCGCTGTTCCTGGAATTCCTGGCACAGCTCGACGAGGCAGTCTCGGCGCCGCTGCTGGGCGACGCCGTCCACGTGCTGGCGCACATCGGCCGCAAGCTGACGGCCAACGGCAGCCCGTACGCGCCCGTCTTCACGGTGCTTGAACGCCTGAGCCCCGTGGCGGCGGAAATGCTGGCCGAACCGCCGGTGCGCGACATGGATGAAGCGCTGGAAACCTTTGGTCCCGGTGCGGACGGCGTCGAGCCGTTGCTGCGCCAAGGTCCGGGCCAAGTTCCGGGCGGCGTCCATCCCGTGCATTTTCACCCGCAGCCGCGGCGCGCTGCTTAA
- the narI gene encoding respiratory nitrate reductase subunit gamma produces MSNYLHQFVYGIYPYIALAIFFLGSLIRFDREQYTWKSDSSQLLHRGSLRLGNILFHIGIIGLLFGHAAGLLTPVWVWDTLGVSHSLKQGVAMAAGGVMGGLCLVGLLILLVRRFSNDRLRAVTTAGDKLVMLWILLTLLLGLSSIFVSASHMDGHMMVLLMNWAQHIVTLRGDAASFIVDAPLVFKLHLFMGMSLFVIFPFTRLVHVWSGFGAIGYLGRAYQLVRRR; encoded by the coding sequence ATGAGTAATTACTTGCATCAATTTGTATATGGCATTTATCCATACATCGCGCTGGCCATCTTCTTTCTGGGTAGCCTGATCCGTTTCGACCGCGAGCAATATACGTGGAAGTCCGATTCCAGCCAGCTGCTGCACCGTGGCAGCCTGCGCCTGGGCAATATTCTGTTCCACATCGGCATCATCGGCCTGCTGTTCGGCCATGCGGCCGGCTTGCTCACCCCCGTCTGGGTGTGGGATACGCTGGGCGTGTCGCACAGCCTGAAGCAGGGCGTGGCCATGGCGGCCGGCGGCGTGATGGGCGGTTTGTGCCTGGTCGGCCTGCTGATCCTGCTGGTGCGCCGCTTTTCCAATGACCGGCTGCGCGCCGTCACCACGGCCGGCGACAAGCTGGTGATGCTGTGGATCTTGCTGACCTTGCTGCTGGGTCTGTCGTCGATCTTCGTCTCGGCCTCGCACATGGATGGCCACATGATGGTCTTGCTGATGAACTGGGCGCAGCACATCGTGACCTTGCGCGGTGACGCGGCCAGCTTCATCGTCGATGCGCCGCTGGTGTTCAAGCTGCACCTGTTCATGGGCATGTCGCTGTTCGTCATCTTCCCGTTCACCCGCCTGGTGCACGTGTGGAGCGGCTTTGGCGCCATCGGTTACCTGGGCCGCGCTTACCAGTTGGTTCGTCGCCGCTAA
- a CDS encoding peptidylprolyl isomerase gives MGISVNGIDIDDADIAQELPHHDGAGNPLKQAVHELVLRRLLQDEADRLGVQGGSIDDRIEALFAQEVRVPPADDAACRTFYAQRPQLFRSGALVEARHILFQVTPEAPLELLRTTAQAVLDALKLAPERFGELAAQYSNCPSGALGGNLGQLSPGQSVPEFDALLFRLEEGALAGHLLETRFGYHIVQVLRRVEGQAIAYEAVQAQIADRLSRAAWQRAVHQYLHLLVGRAEIAGIELEGASVEGTASPLVQ, from the coding sequence ATGGGAATCTCCGTCAATGGCATCGATATCGACGATGCCGACATCGCGCAGGAACTGCCGCATCACGATGGTGCCGGCAACCCTTTGAAACAGGCCGTGCATGAACTGGTGCTGCGCCGGCTGCTGCAAGACGAAGCCGACCGCCTGGGCGTGCAGGGCGGCAGTATTGATGACCGCATCGAAGCGCTGTTCGCGCAGGAAGTGCGCGTGCCGCCCGCCGACGATGCGGCTTGCCGCACCTTTTATGCGCAGCGCCCGCAGCTGTTTCGCAGCGGGGCGCTGGTCGAGGCCCGCCACATCCTGTTCCAGGTGACGCCCGAGGCGCCTCTGGAGCTGCTGCGCACGACGGCGCAAGCCGTGCTCGACGCCTTGAAACTGGCGCCCGAGCGCTTCGGCGAACTGGCGGCGCAGTATTCGAACTGCCCGTCGGGCGCCCTGGGCGGCAATCTGGGCCAGCTGTCGCCGGGCCAGAGCGTGCCGGAGTTCGATGCGCTGCTGTTCCGCCTGGAAGAGGGCGCGCTGGCCGGCCACTTGCTGGAAACGCGCTTCGGCTACCACATCGTGCAAGTGCTGCGGCGTGTCGAAGGCCAGGCCATCGCCTACGAGGCCGTGCAGGCGCAGATCGCCGACCGCCTGTCGCGCGCCGCGTGGCAGCGCGCCGTACACCAGTATCTGCACTTGCTGGTGGGGCGCGCCGAGATCGCGGGCATCGAACTGGAAGGTGCAAGCGTCGAAGGCACGGCCAGTCCGCTGGTTCAGTAA
- the moaA gene encoding GTP 3',8-cyclase MoaA, with translation MGSVKLQDRFGRSIDYVRLSVTDRCDLRCSYCMPKGFRGFEEPKDWLTFDEIERLMGIFVRLGTRRVRLTGGEPLLRRNLPQLAQRLSALPGLDDLSLSTNATQLGKHAVALRAAGVDRINVSLDSLDRACMQQITGRDSLQPILDGLMAGKAAGFDPIKINMVAMRGVNDGQIEAMAAFCIEQQFILRLIEAMPMGSTGRNASYMPLGPVRERLAARFGLVPQAQELGGGPARYMATADGRSSIGFITPMSQHFCATCNRVRLSVDGTLYLCLGQEEKFALGPMLRGGATDAEIEAAIRAAIELKPQQHDFNTQPDKIIRFMAQTGG, from the coding sequence ATGGGTAGCGTCAAGTTGCAGGACCGTTTTGGCCGTTCGATCGATTATGTGCGGCTGTCCGTCACCGACCGCTGCGATTTGCGCTGCAGTTACTGCATGCCCAAGGGTTTTCGCGGCTTCGAGGAGCCGAAGGACTGGCTGACGTTCGACGAGATCGAGCGCCTGATGGGCATCTTCGTCCGCCTCGGCACGCGCCGCGTGCGCCTGACGGGCGGCGAGCCGCTGTTGCGGCGCAACCTGCCGCAATTGGCACAAAGGCTGTCCGCGCTGCCCGGTTTGGACGATCTGTCACTGTCGACCAACGCCACGCAACTGGGCAAGCACGCCGTGGCCTTGCGCGCGGCGGGCGTGGACCGCATCAACGTCAGCCTCGACTCGCTCGACCGTGCCTGCATGCAGCAGATCACGGGGCGCGACAGCCTGCAGCCGATTCTCGATGGCCTGATGGCGGGCAAGGCGGCCGGTTTCGACCCGATCAAGATCAATATGGTGGCCATGCGCGGCGTCAATGACGGCCAGATCGAGGCCATGGCGGCGTTTTGCATCGAGCAGCAGTTCATCCTGCGCCTGATCGAAGCCATGCCCATGGGCAGTACGGGCCGCAATGCCAGCTACATGCCGCTCGGGCCCGTGCGCGAGCGCCTGGCGGCCCGTTTTGGCCTGGTGCCGCAGGCGCAGGAACTCGGTGGCGGGCCGGCGCGCTACATGGCGACAGCCGATGGCCGTTCGAGCATCGGTTTCATTACGCCCATGTCGCAGCATTTTTGCGCCACCTGCAACCGCGTGCGCCTGTCTGTCGATGGTACCCTGTATCTATGCCTGGGCCAGGAAGAAAAATTCGCCCTTGGCCCCATGCTGCGCGGCGGGGCCACGGATGCGGAGATCGAAGCGGCGATCCGCGCCGCCATCGAACTCAAGCCGCAGCAGCATGATTTCAATACGCAGCCCGATAAAATCATCAGGTTCATGGCGCAGACGGGCGGCTGA
- a CDS encoding type IV pili methyl-accepting chemotaxis transducer N-terminal domain-containing protein, with protein sequence MFSSWQKLSTKIVGALLLMLVLALSAIGCTLFLSWQLEGSSAAINETGRLRMQTYRLTLLLASDAREQARQQVLLIDETLAKIGHGDPQRPLFLPPSTAIKSEFERIGTAWRGALRPSALAADSTAQARQFERDADTFVGQVDQLVRLIEHDSEQRTFWLRASQLILVGMAVIGTVSMIYLMFMLIIEPVTRLRLGMQRMKERDFSVRLAVESNDEFGQLASGFNQMADRLQALYGNLEEGVRSKTATLEYRNRELALLYESAAFLQRPQPLEDICGGFMQRIVDYFEADGSTVRVLDAERGNLHMVVHTGLSEELVASEHCLKVGDCLCGTAVEMKVAKVHDMRRIDRAHELKCHREGFATVSVFHIHAHEQHLGFFNLHFRHARVFSARELALLETLGQLLGIALENLRLAAREREMAISEERNLVAQGLHDSIAQSLNFLNLQVQMLDDSVRNARFDEVAGIVPALHAGVKESYEDVRELLANFRSRLMEDDLIGSLRAAVDKFRRQTGIEADLLADVDGAPFPREQQLQLLFIVQEALSNIRKHAQASHVEVRLADHQDFTLTISDNGVGFDAAAVLEKGDSHVGIHIMRERAQRIEATFDVHACPGGGTTVELHLSREQRRAA encoded by the coding sequence ATGTTTTCCTCCTGGCAGAAGCTGTCGACCAAGATCGTCGGCGCGCTGCTGCTCATGCTGGTACTGGCCCTGAGCGCCATCGGCTGCACCCTGTTTTTGTCGTGGCAGCTCGAAGGCAGTTCTGCCGCCATCAATGAAACGGGCCGGCTGCGCATGCAGACCTACCGCCTGACCCTGCTGCTGGCCAGCGACGCGCGCGAGCAGGCGCGCCAGCAAGTGCTGCTGATCGACGAGACCCTGGCCAAGATCGGCCATGGCGACCCGCAGCGACCCCTGTTCCTGCCGCCCAGCACGGCCATCAAATCTGAATTCGAACGCATCGGCACTGCCTGGCGCGGCGCCTTGCGCCCGTCGGCCCTGGCCGCCGATTCCACGGCGCAGGCGCGCCAGTTCGAGCGCGACGCCGATACCTTCGTGGGCCAGGTCGATCAACTGGTGCGCCTGATCGAGCACGATAGCGAGCAGCGCACCTTCTGGCTGCGTGCCTCGCAACTGATCCTCGTCGGCATGGCCGTCATCGGCACGGTCAGCATGATTTACCTGATGTTCATGCTCATCATCGAACCGGTCACGCGGCTGCGCCTGGGCATGCAGCGCATGAAGGAGCGCGATTTCAGCGTGCGCCTTGCCGTGGAGAGCAATGACGAATTCGGCCAGCTGGCCAGCGGCTTCAACCAGATGGCCGACCGCCTGCAGGCGCTGTACGGCAACCTGGAAGAGGGCGTGCGCAGCAAGACGGCCACGCTCGAGTACCGCAACCGCGAACTGGCGCTGCTGTACGAAAGCGCCGCTTTCCTGCAGCGCCCGCAGCCCCTGGAAGACATCTGCGGCGGCTTCATGCAGCGCATCGTCGACTATTTCGAGGCCGACGGCTCCACCGTGCGCGTGCTCGACGCCGAGCGGGGCAACCTGCACATGGTCGTGCATACGGGCTTGTCGGAAGAACTGGTGGCGTCGGAACACTGCCTGAAGGTGGGCGACTGCCTGTGCGGCACGGCCGTCGAGATGAAGGTGGCGAAGGTGCACGACATGCGCCGCATCGACCGCGCGCATGAACTGAAATGCCACCGCGAAGGCTTTGCCACCGTCTCCGTCTTCCATATCCATGCGCACGAACAGCACCTGGGCTTTTTCAACCTGCATTTCCGCCATGCGCGCGTGTTTTCCGCGCGCGAGCTGGCCTTGCTGGAAACGCTGGGCCAGCTGCTGGGCATCGCGCTGGAAAACCTGCGTCTGGCCGCGCGCGAGCGCGAGATGGCCATTTCCGAAGAGCGCAACCTGGTGGCCCAGGGCCTGCACGACAGCATCGCGCAAAGCCTCAATTTCCTCAACCTGCAAGTGCAGATGCTCGACGACTCCGTGCGCAACGCCCGTTTCGACGAGGTGGCGGGCATCGTGCCGGCCCTGCATGCGGGCGTGAAGGAAAGCTATGAAGACGTGCGCGAACTGCTGGCCAATTTCCGCAGCCGATTGATGGAGGACGACCTGATCGGTTCCCTGCGCGCGGCGGTGGACAAATTCCGCCGCCAGACGGGCATCGAGGCCGATCTGCTGGCTGACGTCGACGGCGCGCCATTCCCCCGCGAGCAGCAATTGCAGTTATTATTCATCGTGCAGGAAGCGCTGTCGAACATCCGCAAGCACGCCCAGGCCAGCCACGTCGAAGTGCGCCTCGCCGATCACCAGGATTTTACCCTGACGATCAGCGATAATGGCGTCGGCTTCGATGCTGCCGCCGTGCTGGAAAAGGGCGACAGCCATGTCGGCATCCATATCATGCGCGAGCGCGCGCAGCGCATCGAGGCGACGTTCGACGTGCACGCCTGTCCCGGTGGCGGCACGACCGTCGAACTGCATTTGTCGCGCGAACAGCGCCGCGCCGCCTGA
- a CDS encoding response regulator: METPDTPITVMLVDDHALFRSGIRSLLQRHTDFSVVGEAADGVEGIKRAIQLQPDVVLLDLNMAGMSGVEALQLMQHDCPDTAIVMLTVSEDAEDLATALRAGACGYLIKNIDADYLVRAIRRAAAGEVVIAEAMTGKLVAQLQAGTRREEPVSELDKLTPREKEIIDCLSRGESNKGIARTLDLAESTVKIHVQNVLKKLNLTSRVQAAVYAVEHRQGK; the protein is encoded by the coding sequence ATGGAGACACCCGATACACCGATCACCGTCATGCTGGTGGACGACCACGCGCTGTTCCGCAGCGGCATACGCTCGCTGCTGCAGCGGCACACGGATTTTTCCGTGGTGGGCGAGGCGGCCGATGGCGTGGAAGGCATCAAGCGCGCCATCCAGCTGCAGCCCGACGTGGTGCTGCTGGATCTGAACATGGCCGGCATGTCGGGCGTGGAAGCGCTGCAGCTGATGCAGCACGACTGCCCCGACACGGCCATCGTCATGCTCACCGTATCGGAAGACGCGGAGGACCTGGCGACGGCCCTGCGCGCGGGCGCCTGCGGCTATCTGATCAAGAATATCGATGCCGATTACCTGGTGCGCGCCATTCGCCGCGCGGCGGCCGGCGAAGTCGTCATCGCCGAAGCCATGACGGGCAAGCTGGTGGCGCAGCTGCAGGCGGGTACGCGGCGCGAGGAACCCGTGTCGGAACTCGACAAGCTCACCCCGCGCGAAAAGGAAATCATCGATTGCCTGTCGCGCGGCGAGAGCAACAAGGGCATCGCGCGCACCCTCGACCTGGCCGAGAGCACGGTCAAGATCCACGTGCAGAACGTGCTGAAAAAGCTCAACCTCACCAGCCGCGTGCAGGCGGCCGTGTATGCGGTCGAGCACCGCCAGGGCAAGTAG
- a CDS encoding NnrS family protein has protein sequence MAITPISEPSPPSTTAGAAPWHARHAVWQLGFRPFYLLAAVFATLGIPLWLASYAGWLTGGLQVGLGWHMHEMVFGFALAVVVGFLYTAGRNWTGLPTPHGVQLMALAALWLAGRVAMLCGPGLLPALVDWIFLPLAAWPLYQVLRRSGNTRNLFLVGLLALLALANGLFHAAVLGWLTFSLFVPVQAAIFIIVLIESVIGARVIPMFTRNGAPDINPNRSPVASPKRALVAVACMAAAAIAWLAGAPAWLTAPLAFCAAGVSLANLLAWQPQRTVRVPLLWILHLSYAWIGVGFALLAAASLGLLPASAAFHALTVGSMAGLIIGMMTRTTLGHTGRPLKGGRAEAAMYWLIQLGALARLLAAAGPATLAMPLLLAAGACWSLAFGLYACVYAPYLWRARVDGREG, from the coding sequence ATGGCCATTACCCCGATCAGCGAACCTTCCCCACCTTCCACGACGGCAGGCGCCGCGCCCTGGCATGCGCGCCATGCCGTCTGGCAGCTGGGTTTCCGCCCGTTTTATCTGCTGGCGGCCGTGTTTGCGACCCTCGGCATCCCCCTGTGGCTGGCCAGCTATGCGGGCTGGCTGACGGGCGGCTTGCAGGTGGGGCTGGGCTGGCATATGCATGAAATGGTGTTCGGCTTCGCGCTGGCCGTCGTCGTGGGGTTTTTGTATACGGCGGGGCGCAACTGGACGGGCTTGCCCACGCCGCACGGCGTGCAGCTGATGGCGCTGGCGGCATTGTGGCTGGCGGGGCGCGTGGCCATGCTGTGCGGCCCCGGCCTGCTGCCGGCGCTGGTCGACTGGATCTTCCTGCCGCTGGCCGCCTGGCCCCTGTACCAGGTGCTGCGCCGCTCGGGCAATACGCGCAACCTGTTCCTCGTCGGTCTGCTGGCCTTGCTGGCGCTGGCCAATGGCCTGTTCCACGCGGCCGTGCTGGGCTGGCTGACGTTCTCCCTATTCGTGCCTGTGCAGGCGGCCATCTTCATCATCGTGCTGATCGAATCGGTGATCGGCGCGCGCGTGATCCCCATGTTTACGCGCAATGGCGCACCCGATATCAATCCCAATCGCTCGCCCGTGGCCAGTCCGAAGCGGGCGCTGGTCGCCGTGGCCTGCATGGCGGCGGCGGCCATCGCGTGGCTGGCCGGCGCGCCGGCCTGGCTGACGGCGCCGCTGGCCTTTTGTGCTGCCGGCGTGTCGCTGGCCAATCTGCTGGCCTGGCAGCCGCAGCGCACGGTGCGCGTGCCCTTGCTGTGGATTTTGCACCTGTCGTATGCGTGGATAGGCGTCGGTTTTGCCCTGCTGGCGGCCGCCAGCCTGGGCCTGCTGCCGGCCAGCGCCGCATTTCACGCGCTGACGGTGGGCTCGATGGCGGGCCTGATCATCGGCATGATGACGCGCACCACGCTGGGCCATACGGGCCGTCCGCTCAAGGGCGGCCGGGCGGAAGCGGCGATGTACTGGCTGATCCAGTTGGGCGCGCTGGCGCGCCTGCTGGCCGCCGCCGGTCCCGCTACGCTGGCCATGCCGCTGCTGCTGGCCGCGGGCGCGTGCTGGTCGCTGGCCTTTGGCTTGTATGCATGCGTGTATGCGCCTTATCTGTGGCGCGCCAGGGTCGATGGCCGCGAAGGCTAA